The Streptomyces sp. 135 sequence GGTCTTGATCGAACGGGTTCCGAGCGAGGCGGCACGCGCCTCCAGGCCGACCGCGTCGACGCCCGGCAGCCCGTGGAGGAAGCGGCGGAGCGTGCTGTCGGACGCGGTCACGTCAGCGAATGCAGTGGGCATGGTCACGAGGGGAGCATATCTACGCGCGTAGCTGCTGTACAGGGGCGGGGCCCGGGGCCCCGCGCCGCGCGTCAGGCAGAATCAGGGTATGAGCGACCCTCAGAACCCCGTGGCGGAGCCCGCATACAAGGACCGCGTCTTCCGGTCCCCCGCCGGTATCGCCGGCGGCGTCCTGCTGCTCGCCCTGGGCGCCTGGCTCGGCGTCGACGCCGTCCTGCGCGGCGAGGGCCGTACCCCGTGGCTGGCGCTCGCCGGACTGCTGCTCGCGGTGCCGCTGGTCGTCGCGTACACCGTACGCCCCGCCGTGTACGCCAACGACGACCGGCTGCGCGTGCGCAACCCCTTCCGGACCATCACCCTGCCCTGGGCGTCCATCGCGACGCTCCGCTCCGGATACTCCAACGAGGTCCTCACCCGGGCCGGCGCCAAGTACCAGCTCTGGGCCATCCCCGTATCGCTGCGCGGCCGCAAGAAGGCCGCCCGCAGGCAGTCGCAGGCCGCCGCCTCCGGGGACCCGACCGGCGGCCGCCCCTTCCTCGACCCCCACGCCCCGCCCTCGCGCTCCTCCGGTGACCAGGCCATGGACGAACTGCGCGAGCTCGCCGAGCGGCAGGAAGCCGCCG is a genomic window containing:
- a CDS encoding PH domain-containing protein, coding for MSDPQNPVAEPAYKDRVFRSPAGIAGGVLLLALGAWLGVDAVLRGEGRTPWLALAGLLLAVPLVVAYTVRPAVYANDDRLRVRNPFRTITLPWASIATLRSGYSNEVLTRAGAKYQLWAIPVSLRGRKKAARRQSQAAASGDPTGGRPFLDPHAPPSRSSGDQAMDELRELAERQEAAEPAQGEPVVRWAYEVLAPAAAGAVLLAVLLAVT